One Mycobacterium kubicae genomic window carries:
- a CDS encoding zinc-dependent alcohol dehydrogenase family protein: MRAAVLTEFGAPLQILETEVPSPGPGQVLVRVMASGVNPLDTKIQRGEAAHARTAVPAVLGIDMAGVVESVGDGAGEYRPGDEVFGMTGGVGGIQGTLAEFAAVDSQLLAPKPRALSMVESAALPLAFITAWEALVCHTHIRDGALVLVHGGAGGVGHLAVQLARYLGAKVFATGSPASQEIIAAGGAVGIDYTTTTVPEYVAEHTAGDGFDVVFDTVGGATLDDSFAAVKRYTGHVVSALGWGTHSLAPLSFRAATYSGVFTLLPLLTGQHRERHGRALQLATEMADSGQLVPRLDPGTYTFANLHEAYAAVESHSAKGKVVVQVGSS, encoded by the coding sequence ATGCGAGCAGCAGTTCTCACCGAATTCGGTGCACCGCTTCAGATCCTCGAGACGGAGGTGCCGTCGCCGGGCCCAGGACAGGTGCTGGTGCGGGTGATGGCCAGCGGGGTGAATCCCCTCGACACAAAGATTCAGCGGGGCGAGGCGGCACACGCGCGAACCGCTGTTCCCGCGGTGCTCGGCATCGATATGGCCGGCGTGGTCGAATCGGTCGGCGATGGCGCCGGCGAATACCGGCCCGGGGACGAGGTTTTCGGGATGACCGGCGGAGTGGGCGGCATTCAGGGAACGCTCGCCGAATTCGCCGCCGTCGATAGCCAGCTGCTGGCGCCGAAGCCCCGGGCGCTGTCGATGGTCGAGTCCGCGGCTCTGCCGTTGGCTTTCATCACCGCGTGGGAGGCGCTCGTCTGTCACACACATATCCGCGACGGTGCCTTGGTGCTTGTGCACGGAGGGGCGGGAGGCGTAGGTCACCTCGCCGTCCAGCTGGCGCGGTATCTGGGTGCGAAGGTGTTCGCCACAGGCAGCCCGGCGAGCCAGGAGATCATCGCCGCGGGCGGCGCAGTCGGCATTGACTACACGACGACTACGGTGCCCGAGTACGTCGCTGAGCATACGGCGGGCGACGGTTTCGACGTCGTCTTCGATACCGTCGGTGGGGCGACATTGGATGACTCGTTCGCCGCGGTCAAGCGCTACACGGGCCATGTCGTAAGCGCACTTGGCTGGGGCACCCACAGCTTGGCGCCGCTGTCGTTCCGGGCAGCGACCTACTCTGGTGTGTTCACTCTGCTGCCACTGCTCACCGGACAGCACCGCGAGCGTCACGGACGGGCTCTTCAGCTGGCGACGGAAATGGCCGACTCGGGTCAATTGGTTCCGCGGCTGGACCCCGGGACCTACACCTTTGCGAACCTGCACGAGGCCTACGCAGCTGTCGAAAGCCATTCCGCCAAGGGGAAAGTCGTTGTCCAAGTCGGTTCCAGTTAG
- a CDS encoding heavy-metal-associated domain-containing protein produces MIGTVASYSVTGMTCGHCVQAVTEELTALPGVSAVSVDLVPGDTSTVTITSDTPVTNEQIAAALSEAGDYHLSTA; encoded by the coding sequence ATGATCGGCACTGTTGCCAGCTACTCCGTCACCGGAATGACTTGCGGTCATTGCGTGCAGGCGGTCACCGAAGAACTGACCGCGCTACCCGGGGTCAGCGCTGTGAGTGTTGACCTGGTACCCGGGGACACCTCGACCGTCACCATCACCAGCGACACGCCGGTTACCAACGAGCAGATCGCCGCAGCCTTGAGCGAAGCCGGCGATTACCACTTGAGCACTGCCTGA
- a CDS encoding PLP-dependent cysteine synthase family protein, translated as MVGNTPVLWISQPLSSADRGFWAKLEGFNPGGMKDRPALHMVERARARGDLRPGARIVESTSGTLGLGLALAGVVYHHPVTLVTDPGMEPIIRRMLTAYGTQIDVVTEPHPVGGWQKARTDRVAELLAVDPHAWNPDQYNNPDNVDGYESLALELIEQLGHIDVLVCSVGTGGHSAGVARVLRRFNPDLKLIGVDTVGSTIFGQPAAPRLMRGLGSSIYPGNVDYAAFNEVHWVAPAEAVWACRALAATHFTSGGWSVGAVALVAGWAAHTMPADTTIAAVFPDGPQRYFDTIYNDDYCREHDLLDHNPPLEPAVVSDPSAQVISSWTRCRTVRAPAAAGRS; from the coding sequence ATGGTCGGTAACACGCCCGTCCTCTGGATTTCGCAGCCTCTCAGTTCGGCTGATCGCGGCTTCTGGGCCAAACTCGAAGGCTTTAATCCCGGCGGTATGAAAGATCGCCCCGCCCTGCACATGGTGGAACGTGCTCGAGCTCGCGGCGACTTGCGCCCCGGAGCACGGATAGTCGAGTCCACAAGCGGCACTTTGGGTTTGGGGCTCGCCCTGGCCGGGGTGGTCTACCACCATCCGGTTACCCTGGTCACCGACCCCGGTATGGAGCCAATTATTCGGCGCATGCTCACCGCCTACGGAACACAGATTGATGTAGTCACCGAGCCGCATCCAGTAGGTGGCTGGCAAAAGGCACGCACCGACCGGGTAGCCGAGCTGCTGGCCGTTGATCCGCACGCTTGGAATCCCGACCAGTACAACAATCCTGATAACGTCGACGGCTACGAGTCGTTGGCGTTGGAGCTCATCGAGCAGCTTGGCCACATCGATGTTCTGGTGTGCTCGGTAGGCACCGGTGGGCACTCTGCGGGGGTGGCACGGGTCTTGCGCCGGTTCAATCCCGATCTGAAGTTAATCGGCGTGGACACCGTTGGGTCAACGATTTTCGGACAACCGGCTGCCCCGCGGCTGATGCGCGGGCTGGGCTCAAGCATCTACCCCGGCAACGTCGACTATGCCGCGTTCAACGAAGTGCACTGGGTAGCTCCTGCTGAAGCCGTCTGGGCGTGCCGGGCGCTGGCAGCCACCCATTTCACCAGCGGCGGATGGAGCGTTGGCGCGGTCGCACTTGTCGCTGGCTGGGCAGCTCACACCATGCCCGCGGACACGACCATCGCAGCCGTTTTCCCCGACGGTCCGCAGCGCTACTTCGACACGATCTACAACGACGACTACTGCCGCGAGCATGACCTGTTGGATCACAATCCACCACTAGAGCCCGCGGTGGTTAGTGACCCGAGCGCACAGGTGATTAGCTCTTGGACGCGGTGCCGCACTGTTCGCGCGCCCGCGGCGGCGGGGCGCTCTTGA
- a CDS encoding heavy metal translocating P-type ATPase yields MTTTDRVTGRSHARSVELSIGGMTCASCAARIEKKLNKLDGVSATVNYATEKAHVTFNDDVAPADLVATVQATGYTAALPPPPAAASPENAAPLGPDEATEVTTGWRQRLVVSSVLTVPVMLLSMIPVLQFDNWQWLTLTLASPVVVWGAWPFHHAAWTNLRHGAATMDTLISVGVSAAYLWSLWALFFGQAGMPGMRMTFSLLPATAGGAEHIYLEVASAVTAFILAGRYFEARAKRQSGAALRALLDLGAKDVAVLGDDSVETRVPISQLAVGDQFVVRPGEKIATDGVVVSGTSAVDASMLTGEPVPVEVGPGDSVVGATVNAGGRIVVRATRVGSDTQLAQISRLVTEAQNGKAQVQRLADRVSAVFVPIVFGLALLTLAAWLVAGASVTAAFTAAVAVLIIACPCALGLATPTALLVGTGRGAELGILIEGPQILESTRRIDTIILDKTGTVTTGRMAVASVFVADGESDAEALRLAGALEHASEHPIGQAIAAYAAAASPPAGVERFENHSGRGVSGVVDGHAVFVGRYSWLSEEWAIKAPDSLLHAADQAESQGRTPVWIAWDGQIRAVIVVSDTVKDTSAAAVGELRQLGLHPVLLTGDNYRAAHTVATAIGIDEVVADVLPADKVGVVKKLQGEGRVVAMVGDGVNDAAALAQADLGLAMGTGTDAAIQASDLTLVRGDLRAAPEAIRLARATLRTIKGNLFWAFAYNVAALPLAAAGLLNPLIAGAAMALSSVFVVSNSLRLRRFRRSR; encoded by the coding sequence ATGACGACTACCGATCGCGTGACCGGGCGCAGTCACGCCCGCAGCGTCGAATTGTCGATCGGCGGCATGACCTGCGCTTCGTGCGCCGCGCGGATCGAGAAGAAGCTCAACAAGCTCGACGGGGTCAGCGCCACGGTCAACTACGCCACCGAAAAAGCGCATGTGACCTTCAATGATGATGTGGCGCCGGCAGACTTGGTGGCGACTGTGCAGGCGACCGGCTATACCGCCGCGCTTCCCCCACCACCTGCGGCGGCCAGCCCCGAGAACGCTGCCCCGTTGGGACCGGACGAGGCTACCGAGGTTACTACGGGCTGGCGTCAACGTCTGGTGGTGTCGAGCGTGCTCACCGTGCCGGTGATGCTGTTATCAATGATCCCGGTGCTGCAATTCGACAACTGGCAGTGGCTAACGCTGACCCTGGCTTCGCCTGTGGTGGTGTGGGGCGCGTGGCCGTTTCACCACGCCGCCTGGACGAATCTCCGGCACGGTGCTGCCACGATGGACACGCTGATCTCGGTCGGAGTGAGCGCAGCCTACCTGTGGTCTCTGTGGGCGCTGTTCTTTGGACAGGCTGGGATGCCCGGCATGCGTATGACGTTCAGCCTGCTGCCCGCCACCGCCGGGGGCGCCGAACACATCTATCTCGAAGTCGCTTCGGCCGTAACCGCTTTCATTCTGGCCGGCCGTTACTTCGAAGCCCGCGCGAAGCGACAGTCCGGGGCAGCTTTGCGAGCACTGCTCGACCTAGGTGCCAAAGACGTGGCCGTACTCGGCGACGATTCGGTCGAAACGCGGGTACCCATCAGCCAACTCGCGGTGGGGGACCAATTCGTCGTGCGGCCCGGTGAGAAGATCGCCACCGACGGAGTCGTCGTCTCGGGCACCTCCGCCGTGGATGCGTCGATGCTTACCGGCGAACCCGTACCTGTCGAGGTCGGACCCGGCGACAGCGTTGTTGGTGCCACCGTCAATGCCGGCGGGCGGATCGTTGTCCGCGCCACCCGAGTGGGATCCGACACTCAACTGGCGCAGATTAGTCGTCTCGTCACCGAGGCGCAGAACGGTAAGGCGCAGGTGCAACGTCTTGCCGATCGTGTCTCGGCGGTTTTCGTGCCGATCGTTTTCGGGCTCGCACTGTTGACTTTAGCGGCTTGGCTTGTGGCGGGGGCATCAGTGACCGCGGCTTTTACCGCGGCAGTCGCCGTGCTGATCATCGCCTGCCCATGTGCACTCGGGCTGGCGACGCCGACGGCTTTGCTTGTGGGTACCGGGCGGGGCGCCGAACTCGGCATCTTGATTGAAGGCCCGCAGATTCTTGAATCAACCCGTCGTATCGACACGATCATCTTGGACAAAACCGGCACGGTCACCACTGGACGAATGGCCGTCGCCTCGGTGTTCGTGGCCGACGGTGAGTCCGACGCCGAGGCGTTGCGACTGGCGGGTGCTCTCGAGCATGCCTCCGAGCACCCGATCGGGCAGGCAATCGCCGCTTACGCGGCGGCAGCGAGCCCGCCGGCCGGGGTGGAACGCTTCGAAAACCATAGTGGCCGAGGCGTTTCCGGTGTTGTAGACGGTCACGCCGTGTTCGTCGGCCGGTACAGCTGGCTAAGCGAGGAGTGGGCGATCAAGGCCCCCGACTCACTACTGCACGCCGCCGACCAAGCCGAGTCGCAGGGCCGCACCCCGGTGTGGATTGCTTGGGACGGGCAAATTCGTGCGGTGATCGTCGTCTCCGACACCGTAAAAGACACTTCAGCGGCGGCTGTCGGCGAACTTCGGCAGCTCGGCCTTCACCCGGTACTGCTGACTGGCGACAATTACCGCGCAGCCCACACGGTCGCAACCGCGATCGGTATCGATGAGGTCGTGGCCGACGTGCTACCCGCCGACAAAGTTGGCGTCGTCAAGAAGCTTCAGGGCGAGGGGCGGGTCGTGGCGATGGTAGGCGACGGCGTCAACGACGCAGCCGCTTTGGCCCAAGCCGATCTTGGGTTGGCGATGGGTACCGGCACCGACGCCGCCATCCAGGCCTCAGATCTAACTCTGGTGCGCGGCGATCTACGCGCAGCTCCGGAGGCAATCCGCCTGGCTCGCGCCACGTTACGCACCATCAAAGGCAACTTGTTCTGGGCGTTCGCCTATAACGTTGCGGCACTACCACTGGCGGCCGCGGGGCTGCTGAATCCTTTAATCGCAGGCGCCGCAATGGCGTTGAGCTCAGTGTTCGTCGTTAGCAACAGCCTGCGCCTGCGGCGGTTCAGGCGTAGCCGGTGA
- a CDS encoding metal-sensitive transcriptional regulator has translation MDTTAPGYTEAKDAYGKRLRRIEGQVRGLMRMVEDDAYCIDVLTQISATTKALESVALVLLEEHLTHCVSHAVRAGGDVAEQKINEASAAIARLVRS, from the coding sequence ATGGACACCACAGCGCCGGGGTATACCGAGGCCAAAGACGCCTATGGCAAGCGGTTGCGCCGCATTGAGGGCCAGGTGCGCGGTCTGATGCGGATGGTCGAGGACGACGCCTATTGCATCGACGTGCTTACCCAGATCTCGGCTACCACGAAAGCGCTCGAATCAGTGGCCCTGGTGCTCCTCGAGGAGCATTTGACCCACTGCGTCAGTCACGCGGTCCGGGCAGGAGGCGACGTGGCAGAGCAAAAGATCAACGAAGCGTCAGCGGCCATCGCGCGTCTCGTGCGTTCGTGA
- a CDS encoding SMP-30/gluconolactonase/LRE family protein, which translates to MTNASPRPLGSDAQPEYEVVAEFTDLMPTGVTVSDHRRIFVSFPRWGDDVAYTVAEVINGRAVPFPGAQVNAWPAPDPRERLISVQSVIVDPDGYLWLLDTGAPSFSPYVSGGGPKLVRVDLTRNEIDRVFPIDDTAMTPTTYLNDVRFDFSAGHYAYITDSQSTGALIVVDLDTGDCWDRLRGHPSTQAQNQFRAVVEGVVRDQYQVGADGIAISPDGTRLFYCPLSSRRLYSVDTAALRDRDLSDTLVAETILDHGDKCASDGLESDTAGNVYATAYEHGAVLRRSPTGQWATVLQAKTLLWPDTLALASDGHLYVSVNQLPRTPLFNHGTDDRIPPYLIVRVNVGAQPIRLKP; encoded by the coding sequence ATGACCAACGCTTCGCCGCGTCCGCTCGGTAGCGACGCCCAACCCGAATACGAAGTGGTGGCCGAGTTCACCGACCTGATGCCCACCGGCGTGACAGTCAGTGATCACCGCCGGATCTTCGTCTCCTTTCCGCGGTGGGGTGACGACGTGGCCTACACCGTCGCGGAGGTCATCAACGGCCGAGCCGTCCCTTTTCCCGGCGCGCAGGTGAACGCGTGGCCCGCGCCGGACCCTCGGGAGCGGCTCATCTCGGTCCAGAGTGTGATCGTCGACCCCGACGGGTACCTGTGGCTACTGGATACCGGTGCGCCCTCGTTCTCGCCGTACGTCAGCGGTGGCGGACCCAAGCTCGTCCGGGTTGACCTGACTCGCAACGAAATCGACCGGGTGTTTCCCATCGACGACACGGCAATGACGCCGACAACCTATCTGAACGATGTGCGTTTCGATTTCTCTGCCGGTCACTACGCCTACATCACGGACTCACAGTCCACGGGTGCCCTCATCGTCGTCGACCTTGACACCGGTGATTGCTGGGATCGACTTCGGGGCCACCCGAGCACGCAGGCGCAGAATCAATTCCGCGCCGTGGTCGAGGGTGTGGTACGTGATCAATACCAAGTGGGCGCCGACGGGATCGCGATCAGCCCCGACGGCACCCGGCTGTTCTACTGTCCCCTCTCGTCACGGCGGCTCTACAGTGTCGACACAGCCGCGTTGCGCGACCGGGACCTCAGCGACACCCTGGTCGCCGAGACCATTCTCGACCACGGTGACAAGTGTGCCTCCGACGGTCTTGAATCAGACACGGCCGGAAACGTTTACGCCACCGCCTACGAGCACGGCGCGGTGTTACGCCGCAGTCCCACAGGACAGTGGGCAACGGTGTTGCAAGCGAAAACGCTGCTGTGGCCCGACACGTTGGCCCTGGCCTCGGACGGACATTTGTATGTCAGTGTCAACCAGTTGCCGCGAACCCCGCTGTTCAATCACGGAACCGACGACCGCATACCGCCGTACCTGATCGTGCGAGTCAACGTCGGCGCCCAACCGATTCGACTGAAGCCATGA
- a CDS encoding MFS transporter, with protein MLMVNQFGINMGFYMLMPYLAGYLAGPLGLAAWAVGLVLGVRNFSQQGMFVVGGTLADRLGYKPLIVAGCLLRTAGFGLLVVAHSLPAILIASAATGFAGALFNPAVRAYLAAEAGERRVEAFAVFNIFYQSGILLGPLVGLALLAFDFRVTAFGAAVVFAVLTVAQLLALPQHRADLNTDRTTILEDWRVVIANKSFLMFAAAMIGSYVLSFQVYLALPLQASILAPGSQSSLVAAVFVVSGVVAVAGQLRITRWFAARWGPGRSLAIGLTILAASFLPLTIVPDSQRLGAVAAVAALLVSAAMLAVGSAAVFPFEMETVVVLAGGRLVATHYGFYNTIVGAGILIGNLATGAAMSAARRLGAGELLWGGLVLVGVIAALALHRLDRGNHLQARDPAGMSDSQGSDKGVRPDGNERR; from the coding sequence ATGCTTATGGTCAACCAGTTCGGCATCAATATGGGCTTCTACATGCTGATGCCGTATCTGGCGGGCTACCTCGCCGGTCCGCTCGGGCTGGCCGCTTGGGCGGTCGGACTGGTCCTCGGAGTGCGCAATTTCTCTCAACAGGGGATGTTCGTTGTTGGCGGCACGCTGGCGGACCGGCTCGGCTACAAACCGTTGATCGTGGCCGGATGCCTGCTGCGCACGGCCGGCTTCGGGCTGCTGGTCGTCGCGCATTCGCTGCCTGCCATTTTGATTGCGTCAGCTGCGACTGGTTTTGCCGGCGCGTTGTTCAACCCCGCGGTGCGAGCTTATCTAGCCGCAGAAGCCGGCGAGCGACGCGTTGAGGCATTCGCCGTGTTCAACATTTTCTACCAATCGGGGATCCTGTTGGGCCCGCTGGTCGGACTGGCTTTGCTAGCGTTCGATTTTCGGGTGACGGCGTTCGGCGCTGCAGTTGTGTTTGCCGTACTCACGGTAGCGCAGCTACTCGCGCTGCCCCAGCACCGCGCGGACTTAAACACTGATAGAACAACCATTCTCGAAGACTGGCGTGTCGTCATCGCCAATAAGTCCTTTTTGATGTTTGCCGCCGCAATGATCGGCTCCTACGTGTTGTCCTTCCAGGTGTATCTCGCCCTACCGTTGCAGGCGTCCATACTCGCACCGGGGTCTCAATCATCCTTGGTAGCAGCAGTATTCGTGGTGTCCGGTGTCGTTGCCGTCGCCGGACAGTTGCGCATTACCCGCTGGTTTGCAGCACGTTGGGGTCCCGGACGCAGTCTGGCCATCGGCCTGACGATTCTGGCCGCGTCCTTCCTGCCGCTGACTATTGTTCCCGACAGCCAACGCTTAGGTGCGGTGGCGGCTGTCGCCGCGCTGCTGGTGTCAGCGGCCATGTTGGCGGTGGGCTCAGCTGCCGTCTTCCCCTTCGAGATGGAGACCGTCGTTGTGCTGGCCGGGGGCCGGCTTGTGGCCACTCATTACGGGTTTTACAACACCATCGTGGGAGCCGGAATTCTCATCGGGAATCTGGCTACCGGTGCGGCCATGAGTGCCGCAAGACGGTTGGGCGCCGGTGAATTGCTCTGGGGTGGACTGGTTCTGGTTGGCGTGATCGCCGCCCTGGCCCTGCACCGCCTAGACCGCGGCAATCACCTCCAAGCTCGCGACCCGGCTGGCATGTCCGATAGCCAGGGTAGTGACAAAGGTGTCCGACCGGACGGCAACGAGCGGCGGTGA